Proteins encoded by one window of Rouxiella chamberiensis:
- a CDS encoding c-type cytochrome — MKTTHRILTAAALAAGIFGATSALAAEDSTAQLIKKGEYLAVAADCGACHRPLHEDGASYAGGYAIDSPMGRIISSNITPSKQYGIGNYTEQQFADAVRRGVAADGSNLYPAMPYTAYHAISDEDMHALYTYFMQGVKPYDQPAAEKTDLAFPFNIRQIMWGWNLLYRSDKPFEKREGATDELNRGKYLVDVLGHCSTCHTPAT, encoded by the coding sequence ATGAAAACCACACACAGGATTTTGACCGCCGCAGCGCTTGCGGCCGGTATTTTTGGCGCAACCTCTGCGCTTGCCGCGGAAGATTCCACGGCGCAGTTGATAAAGAAAGGCGAGTATCTCGCCGTCGCAGCCGACTGCGGGGCCTGTCACCGTCCGTTGCATGAGGACGGCGCGTCCTACGCGGGCGGCTATGCGATTGATTCGCCGATGGGGCGGATAATTTCCAGCAACATCACGCCGTCAAAGCAATACGGTATCGGTAATTACACCGAGCAGCAGTTTGCCGACGCGGTGCGCCGTGGCGTGGCAGCCGACGGCAGCAATCTGTATCCGGCGATGCCCTACACGGCGTATCACGCGATTTCCGATGAAGATATGCACGCGCTGTACACCTATTTTATGCAGGGTGTGAAGCCCTACGACCAGCCGGCAGCCGAGAAAACCGACCTCGCATTTCCGTTCAATATTCGCCAGATCATGTGGGGCTGGAACCTGCTTTATCGCAGCGACAAGCCGTTTGAAAAGCGCGAGGGCGCAACGGACGAGTTGAATCGCGGGAAATATCTGGTCGATGTGCTGGGGCATTGCAGCACCTGTCATACCCCCGCAACATGA
- a CDS encoding c-type cytochrome → MQHLSYPRNMMMAEDSSQNLAGSPLGGWYAPNITPDKSGIADWTQSDIVTYLKTGHLAGKAQAAGPMGEAVEHSFRHLDDSDLNAIAAWIRQVPPVSTPVAAKLDTPPAATDINQVVKGQGSQSSLADSSSINGAELYNGACASCHGIEGQGTKDNFYPSLTHNTAVTGATPQNLVMTVVNGIERKGNDIDVGMPAFGQQMNDAQIAAVSSYVRTQFGQVNDSVTAEQVKALRQGGAQPFIVRYVNALMIGGAIVVLLILFGLLRLRKKH, encoded by the coding sequence TTGCAGCACCTGTCATACCCCCGCAACATGATGATGGCCGAAGACAGCAGCCAGAATCTGGCGGGCAGTCCGCTTGGCGGCTGGTATGCGCCCAATATCACACCGGATAAATCCGGCATTGCCGACTGGACGCAGAGTGACATTGTCACGTATCTCAAAACCGGCCATCTTGCAGGCAAGGCGCAGGCGGCAGGCCCGATGGGCGAAGCGGTGGAGCACAGTTTCCGTCATCTCGATGACAGTGACCTGAATGCCATTGCCGCGTGGATCCGTCAGGTGCCGCCGGTTTCCACGCCGGTTGCGGCCAAACTTGATACGCCGCCTGCGGCGACGGATATCAATCAGGTCGTCAAAGGTCAGGGCAGTCAGTCTTCACTGGCCGACAGTTCAAGCATAAATGGCGCCGAGCTGTATAACGGTGCCTGTGCCAGCTGTCACGGTATTGAAGGTCAGGGCACAAAGGACAACTTCTATCCTTCGCTGACTCACAATACCGCGGTGACCGGCGCGACGCCGCAAAACCTGGTGATGACGGTAGTTAACGGCATCGAACGCAAGGGCAACGATATCGACGTCGGCATGCCGGCCTTTGGGCAGCAGATGAATGACGCGCAGATAGCCGCCGTCAGCAGCTATGTGCGCACGCAGTTTGGGCAGGTTAACGATTCGGTGACCGCCGAGCAGGTAAAAGCCTTGCGACAGGGCGGCGCGCAGCCTTTCATTGTGCGTTACGTCAACGCGCTGATGATTGGCGGGGCCATTGTGGTGTTGCTGATTCTGTTCGGCTTGCTACGCTTACGTAAGAAACACTAA
- a CDS encoding LysR family transcriptional regulator, whose product MDNIENLTAMVVFARVVETLSFTEAAQSLRLSKSSVSREIASLEVRLGAQLLTRTTRKIAVTEVGMRYYQYCNRILNEIKGAEHFIRHFHEEPIGNLRVTAPVTFGCQCIVPVLNQFINNNIHVNVDLDLTDRPVNMAEELFDLAIVITRDKPESAQIKPLIPITWGLYAAPNYVARLAKISKPEDLPRHDYILFRGPAHTISLPFYKDKQKLDIDVRSRFRVNNSVALMSSATAGAGIAYLPDYIAQESVKEGKLVRLLPDWKMDTYHSWVLFKSENMLSARVRLFVDDLERKLRQNYG is encoded by the coding sequence ATGGACAATATTGAAAATCTGACCGCGATGGTGGTCTTCGCCCGCGTGGTGGAAACACTCAGTTTTACCGAAGCCGCGCAGTCGCTGCGACTGTCGAAATCGTCGGTGAGTCGTGAAATTGCCAGCCTCGAGGTCAGATTGGGCGCGCAGTTGCTGACCCGCACCACGCGCAAGATTGCGGTGACGGAAGTCGGGATGCGCTATTACCAGTACTGCAATCGTATTCTCAATGAAATCAAGGGCGCGGAACACTTTATCCGCCATTTTCATGAAGAACCGATCGGCAATCTGCGAGTCACGGCACCGGTCACCTTTGGCTGCCAATGTATTGTGCCGGTCCTGAACCAGTTCATTAATAACAATATTCACGTCAACGTGGATCTCGACCTGACCGATCGACCGGTGAATATGGCCGAGGAACTCTTTGATCTCGCCATCGTGATTACCCGCGACAAACCCGAAAGTGCGCAGATTAAACCGCTGATTCCCATTACCTGGGGACTCTATGCCGCGCCGAACTATGTCGCGCGACTGGCGAAAATCAGTAAACCCGAGGATCTGCCGCGCCATGACTACATCCTGTTTCGGGGTCCGGCCCACACCATTTCGCTACCGTTTTACAAAGACAAGCAGAAGCTGGATATCGACGTGCGCAGCCGTTTTCGCGTCAACAACAGCGTCGCGCTCATGAGTTCGGCCACGGCGGGCGCGGGTATTGCCTATCTGCCGGACTACATTGCCCAGGAGTCGGTGAAAGAGGGCAAACTGGTGCGTTTACTGCCGGACTGGAAGATGGATACCTATCATTCATGGGTACTGTTTAAATCGGAGAATATGCTGTCGGCCAGAGTAAGGCTGTTTGTCGATGATTTGGAGAGAAAGCTGCGGCAGAATTATGGCTGA
- a CDS encoding chloride channel protein gives MTDPQVETKSRTTTLVFATLLTGVAAGIGGMLLALLLHAIQHAAFGYSPNAIISEESFLQGVSAANAFRRIGVLIMCGGVAGLGWYLLYRFGKPLVSIANAVKNPAMPMPFFATLCHALLQIVTVALGSPLGREVAPREVGAIGATWLSQRFRLTQSETRIMVACGAGAGLAAVYNVPLGGAVFTLEVLLGAFSWPLLLPAVCTSAIAALVAWAGLGNESQYHLPALSITRDLIIWSVLCGPLFGVAANLFSRVMTRARKQAKRNWQMPVFCLLNFTLIGLLSVAFPELLGNGKGPAQISFSNEMMLYLALSLLILKLLIIWGSLRSGAEGGLLTPGLSNGALLACILGIAWNHFLPGTSLGAFAIIGAAAFLATSMKMPITAVVLILEFTRVNHDFLIPILFAVTGSVATSALMNKRFGD, from the coding sequence ATGACCGATCCTCAGGTTGAAACAAAAAGCCGCACCACGACGCTGGTTTTCGCCACCCTACTGACCGGCGTGGCAGCCGGTATTGGCGGCATGTTGCTGGCGTTACTGCTGCACGCCATCCAGCATGCGGCTTTTGGCTACAGCCCGAACGCCATCATCAGCGAGGAGAGTTTTTTACAGGGCGTCAGCGCCGCCAACGCGTTTCGGCGCATTGGCGTTCTGATTATGTGCGGGGGCGTGGCCGGACTCGGCTGGTATCTGCTTTACCGTTTCGGTAAACCGCTGGTCAGTATCGCCAATGCGGTGAAAAATCCGGCAATGCCGATGCCTTTCTTCGCCACGCTCTGCCACGCGCTGTTGCAGATTGTCACCGTTGCGCTGGGTTCGCCGTTGGGTCGTGAAGTGGCCCCGCGTGAAGTCGGGGCGATTGGCGCGACCTGGCTTTCGCAGCGTTTTCGCCTGACCCAGTCAGAGACGCGGATAATGGTAGCCTGCGGCGCAGGCGCAGGATTGGCTGCGGTTTACAATGTTCCGCTGGGCGGCGCGGTGTTTACGCTGGAAGTGCTGCTTGGCGCTTTTAGCTGGCCGTTGCTGCTGCCTGCCGTCTGTACTTCGGCGATTGCGGCACTGGTGGCATGGGCGGGGTTGGGCAATGAATCGCAATATCACTTGCCCGCGCTGTCTATCACGCGGGATCTCATTATCTGGTCGGTACTGTGCGGGCCGCTGTTTGGCGTTGCCGCCAATCTGTTTAGCCGGGTGATGACGCGCGCGCGCAAACAGGCCAAACGCAATTGGCAGATGCCGGTGTTCTGTCTGTTGAATTTTACCTTGATAGGCCTGCTGTCAGTGGCTTTTCCTGAACTGCTCGGCAACGGCAAAGGGCCGGCGCAAATTAGTTTCAGCAATGAAATGATGCTTTACCTCGCGTTGAGTTTATTGATTCTGAAGCTGCTGATTATCTGGGGCAGTTTACGCTCGGGGGCAGAAGGCGGGCTGTTGACACCGGGGCTGTCCAATGGCGCTTTGCTGGCCTGCATTCTTGGCATTGCGTGGAATCATTTTTTGCCCGGCACGTCGCTTGGCGCATTTGCCATTATCGGTGCGGCGGCGTTTCTTGCCACTTCGATGAAAATGCCGATAACCGCCGTGGTGCTGATTCTGGAGTTCACCCGCGTCAATCATGACTTCCTGATCCCGATACTCTTTGCGGTAACCGGATCGGTTGCTACCAGCGCCTTGATGAACAAAAGGTTCGGGGATTGA
- a CDS encoding LysR family transcriptional regulator, with product MMKLPDLNLIIALDALLEEGSVVGAARRMNLSAPAMSRTLGRIRQQLNDPVLVKVGRSLVPTPRALALREQVQQTLHNAVNLLQPENILDVTQLTRTFTLHANDVFISAFGGELLARLRQEAPNVGLRFTPESHTDENGLNEGKVDLYISAMRPFADDIHLQTLFTTRFMGLAREAHPIFDQPITPERFATFEQISVSRRGRARGPIDERLAELGLTRHVSLVVPTFHSGVFSLGHSDLILPLPEHVVHAVQKMGIRLRAFALPFDVDNIPIVQAWHPRFQSDAAHRWFRRIVHDLCIRAPDARLACKEGNF from the coding sequence ATGATGAAACTCCCTGATTTAAATCTGATTATTGCGCTTGATGCGCTGCTGGAAGAGGGGTCCGTGGTGGGTGCGGCCCGCCGTATGAATCTCAGCGCGCCCGCCATGAGCCGCACGCTGGGTCGTATCCGGCAACAGTTAAATGATCCTGTTCTGGTCAAGGTCGGACGCTCGCTGGTGCCTACGCCCCGAGCGCTGGCGCTGCGCGAACAGGTACAGCAGACGCTGCACAACGCGGTAAACCTGTTGCAGCCCGAAAACATTCTCGATGTTACCCAACTGACGCGAACCTTCACCCTGCATGCCAACGACGTGTTTATCAGCGCCTTCGGCGGCGAGTTGCTGGCCCGCCTGCGGCAGGAGGCCCCGAATGTCGGCCTGCGTTTCACGCCCGAAAGCCACACTGATGAAAACGGTCTGAATGAAGGCAAGGTCGACCTGTATATCAGCGCCATGCGGCCATTTGCCGACGACATTCACCTGCAAACCCTGTTCACTACCCGCTTTATGGGGCTGGCGCGTGAAGCGCACCCGATATTCGACCAGCCAATCACCCCCGAGCGTTTCGCGACCTTCGAGCAGATAAGCGTCTCTCGACGTGGTCGCGCTCGCGGCCCCATCGATGAGCGGCTTGCGGAACTGGGTCTGACGCGACACGTTTCGCTGGTAGTGCCTACCTTTCATTCCGGCGTGTTCTCGCTCGGCCATTCGGATTTGATCCTGCCGTTGCCTGAACACGTGGTGCATGCCGTTCAGAAAATGGGTATCCGCCTGCGCGCCTTTGCGCTGCCGTTCGACGTCGACAACATTCCCATTGTGCAGGCATGGCATCCGCGTTTTCAAAGCGATGCGGCACACCGCTG
- the pptA gene encoding tautomerase PptA, which yields MPHVDLKFITRNLTEEQQNAVSEDIIAVLKKHFGSTDDSVSIRLNEIPKDSWKSEVYDPIIMAHLDKLVKKPGYKLD from the coding sequence ATGCCACATGTTGACTTGAAATTTATTACTCGTAACCTGACCGAAGAGCAGCAAAACGCGGTGTCTGAAGATATCATCGCCGTGCTGAAAAAACATTTCGGCAGCACTGACGATTCTGTCTCCATCCGCCTGAACGAAATTCCAAAAGATAGCTGGAAGAGTGAAGTTTACGACCCTATCATCATGGCGCACCTCGATAAACTGGTGAAAAAGCCGGGTTATAAACTCGACTAA
- a CDS encoding L-threonylcarbamoyladenylate synthase, with protein sequence MSSKKIQWNGALQPEAVEILSKDGGMIVCPTKVGYIIMTSDAKGLDRKFEAKERNRNKPGVVLCGSLEQLKSLAQLNPEIEALYQQHWDKDILLGCILPWKEDAKARIPDDGSKTMMMDKRDTSCFVIKFGKPGEILAKELWENHGKFSFASSANPSGKGNRGKVEGIGERIESHADLIIEANEYVTSIQPNETEKTRYEQGVMVSMVDDNGTLVPEQKGQRSVTPCPILIRKGLDVDKIMSIMSDIFLTWDYRQGNYY encoded by the coding sequence ATGTCTAGCAAAAAAATTCAATGGAATGGCGCGTTACAGCCTGAAGCAGTAGAAATTCTGTCCAAAGACGGCGGCATGATTGTTTGCCCGACCAAAGTCGGCTACATCATCATGACCTCCGATGCCAAAGGTCTGGATCGTAAATTCGAAGCCAAAGAGCGTAACCGCAACAAGCCGGGCGTGGTGCTGTGCGGTTCACTGGAGCAGTTGAAATCCCTGGCGCAGCTGAACCCTGAAATCGAAGCGCTGTATCAGCAGCACTGGGACAAAGACATTTTGCTGGGCTGCATCCTGCCATGGAAAGAAGACGCCAAGGCACGCATTCCTGACGACGGCTCCAAAACCATGATGATGGACAAGCGCGACACCAGCTGCTTTGTTATCAAGTTCGGCAAGCCTGGCGAAATTCTGGCGAAAGAGCTGTGGGAAAACCACGGTAAATTCTCCTTCGCAAGCTCTGCCAACCCATCCGGCAAAGGCAACCGCGGCAAGGTAGAAGGTATTGGCGAGCGTATCGAATCACACGCCGACCTTATCATTGAAGCCAATGAATACGTGACCTCCATTCAGCCAAACGAAACCGAGAAGACCCGCTATGAGCAGGGTGTGATGGTGTCGATGGTCGATGACAACGGTACGCTGGTTCCAGAGCAAAAAGGTCAGCGCAGCGTGACCCCTTGCCCAATTCTTATCCGTAAAGGTCTGGATGTCGATAAAATCATGTCTATCATGTCTGATATTTTCCTGACATGGGATTACCGTCAGGGTAATTACTACTAA